In the genome of Streptomyces sp. P3, the window TCCGCACCTGCGCAGGGCTCGTCGACGACAGCCTGAACCACGAGGCCGACGAAGGGGCGGTGCTCCACGCCACCCACGTCACCCTGGCTCTCCTGGCCCGGCGCATCAGACAGCTCAGCGAAGAGATCCAGGACCTGGGAGGCCGCCTGACTCGGTTGGTGGAACGCCACGCTCCGCAGCTGCTCGAGGTAGTGGGCATCGGCCCGGACACAGCCGTCACTTTGCTGATCACGATCGGAGACAACCCGGAACGCCTGGGCAGTGAGGCGTCGTTCGCGGCGCTGTGCGGGGTCAGCCCCGTCGAGCGTTCCTCGGGCAGTCGGCAGTACCGTCGCCTCAACCGGGGCGGCGACCGGCAAGCGAACGCGGCCCTGCACCGGATCGTGCAGACCCGCCTCCGCGTCGACCCGCGCACCCAGGACTACTACGAGCGTCGCAGCAAGGAGGGCAAGACCCGGCGCGAGATAGTCCGAAGCCTCAAGCGCTACGCGGCCCGGGAGGTCTTCCACCTGGTCAGACCAGTGCAGTCGTCACCTCCGTTATAGGGGCAGTGTGAGAGTGGTGTGCGACGAGAAGCCCCGCGGGTGCGGCCCGGCGGGGCTTCTGAGTAGGTGGGTTTCAGTGTCTGCTGTGGCCACCGTTGCACTCGGGTTCTCCTCTCTCAAGCACCCGAAGCAAGAGCGCGGTTACGACAGGAGTCTTACGGCCAACGCGCAGCATCCGACCCCGGGAACTCTTCGCGACCCACCAGGTCGTAGCCTTCACTCCTGCAAAGCCGAACGCCTTTGGAGGCGTCTGCGGCACTGCCAGTGCTCTCCGATGTTGCGTGGACCGCGTGCGGCGACTACCACGGCGTTGCCGGAGACGACGGTCGCAGGCCGTCACGCGTCACCGCCGAGGACTTTGCCCGCTTCATCTCACGGCCGCATCGCTCCGCTGGCCTGGAAGCGGGTGGCATCCCTGCATGTCGCCCGCTGCCGAACGCTGCCCGCTCGCGGGCCATGTTGCGCCTGCCTCTGGGCCCTCGGTTCTTCCGGATCTCGAAGTCCATTGCATCCCCTGAACTGGGGTGTTGCGACGACCACTAGAACTCAGGGCTCGGCGGGGCTTTTGTGCACAGAGGCTATGACGGAGTGCAGCGGCTGGCGTGGGCACCGTTGTACTCCGGCTCTCCGCTTTCGAGCACGCGGAGCAAGGACGCGGTGACGACACGCGTGCTACGTCCGATGCGTAGCACGCGGCACGGGAACTCCCCGCGACGCACCAGGTCGTAGCCCTTCGCCCGAGAGAACCCCAACGCCCTGGAGGCGTCTTCCATGCTCCCCGTTCCGTCCCAGGTGGCGCGGATGTGTGTAGGGCTGTAACGGGTGCTTTGCACCTCGTTGGTCTGTCCGTGCAATTCTAATTCTCCAGTTGCTAAGGCGGTGCGGCTTGCGCGCAGCCGATGGGGTTTGAAGCTGCTGAAATCGTGCCGCGCTGCGCGGCAGGGGCAGCGGATCACGGTGCCGACCCGGAAATTGATCAAGACAGCTAGTGACGTAATTGAGGTCACCCAGCCTTGTGCGCTGAGGTTGATGCCGATGAGCAGGCCACCCCGCAGCAGGTCAACTTCATTCCTGGGTGCACTCGGGATGCGATAGAAGCCAACCCCCTACGGCGCGGGGGAGGTGGGGATGCCGCTACGGGCTTCGCGGGACCTCGAGCGCCCACGGCACCTGTTCCATACGAGCTCTGCGGCAGCCCAGAGAGCTGACAGCCGCGCGACACTTTGAATTGACAGCCGTCTTGGCGATTCCTCTCGACGTAGGTGCAGGTTGTGGCGGTGGACCATCAATGATCCGGGGAAATGCCGGTTTGGCTAACTGGTGATCCCGCGCTATGTTGCTTCGCTTCGAACGGTCAACGTGCCGGAGCGTGCCTGCGCGTGCGCGTGCGAACCATCACCGTGCAAGCGATTTGGGCCATCAGGCCCATACCGGCCACGTCGGGCCAACCGCGAGAACGACGGAGCCCTGGGCTTCTTCCCGCTCAGTAGGATCACCGGCAGAGCGGGGCGGGAGGCGCACGGGGTGGGGAGAAGCGGTATGGCTACGGGGGGCCGGCGACCGTCGGCGGAGCGTGTGCGGCAGCGCCGGTCGGCCGCCGTGCGCAGGCGGGTGCACGAGAAGGCGCTGGTCGAGGTGCGCGGCTGTCTGCGGGACTGGGACGACGGCCGTGACGCGGCCCGAGAGGCCAAGGCCGTGGCCGAGACGATCATCGCGCCCGAGTACGAGGGCCGGGTGCTCATCGAGTTGTTGCAGAACGCGCACGACGCGCACCCGGCCAGAGCCACCGACGGACGTATCGAGATCCGCCTGGACGAGGACGAGGGTGAGCACGGCACCCTCTATGTGGCCAATCGCGGCAAGCCGTTCGGCGGCAAGAACTTCAAGGACCTTTGCAGCATCGCCCTTTCCAGCAAGCGTGCCGACGCTGGGATCGGCCACAAGGGCGTCGGTTTCAAGAGCGTGCTGCACCTGTGCGACGCGCCCGAGGTCTACAGCGTGGCCAGGGAGGGGTCTCGGCTCCTCGACGGGTTCACCTTCCGGTTCGCCCGGCTCGACGACTACGACGCGCTCGCCCGGGAGGTGGCGCCCGAACGCGCGGGTTTCGCTGACTACTTGAAGGAGAACCTGCTCACGCTGAAGGTGCCGGTCTTCCTGGAGGAGGCACCGCAGACCGTCCAAGGCTTCGCGCGCCGGGGCTTTGTCACCGTCGTCCGTCTGCCGCTGAAGTCGGCCGACGCGTGCTCGGCCGCCGGGGCGCAGGTGCGGGAACTCATGGACGACAACGCCCCGTTCGAGCTGTTTCTCGACCGGTTGGAACGTGTCCGGTTGGAGTGGCGGGCTGCGGGGGAGACCCGGCGCAGGGTGTATGACCGTCAGGTGGAGGTGCTGCACCACGCCCGTGGCCTGAAGGTGCAGCAGGTCACCTTGCGTCGGCGGATGCGTCTGATCGTCATCTGCGGGAAGGCCGACCCGGACCGCGCCCGGGAGGCGCTCGCCGCGTCGATCGAGAAGAGCGGGATGCGACGCGACTGGATGGCCTGGGAGAAGAAGGCCGAGGTACGCGTCGCCGTACCGGTCGCCGATCCCCTACGGGACGGGCGGCTCTACGCCTTCCTGCCGATGGGCGAGCAGATCCCGGCGCCCGTGCGCGGCTATGTCCACGCACCGTTCTTCGCGGAGATGAACCGTCGTTCGTTCAACGAGGCGGTGCCGTGGAACGGCCTGCTGCTCGACACAGTGGCTGAGGTGTGCGCCCGGGCGGTGCTCGCAGCGGCGGATGGGCGGGCATCGATTCCGCCTGGCGCGCTCGTCGACCTGATGTGCTGGCAGCCCAAGGCACTGGCGCGGCTGACGTCTGCCTTCCAACGGCTAGACCATGGCATCGCCCACGTGCCGTTCATCCCGGTGATCGGAACGACACCCGGGGCTCGCACCTCCCTGCACCGTGCCCTTCTGTGGGAGGGGAAGATCGGCTCCACGATCTTCACCCCGCACGCTGTCGCCGCCACGGGGGTCATGGATCTCCTCGATCCGCATCTGCACCCCATTCGGTTGCGGCGGCTGGCGTCCCTGGCCAGGAGCGCGGGCACGCGCCTCGAACCCCCCACAGAGCGCCTCGCGTCGTGGGCGGAAGGGCTCGCCGGGGCCGCCGTTCGTGACACCTTTGATCCCGGATGGTGGGCGGACTTCTACTACGACCTCTCCCAGGCGTTCCCCGACGGCTCGGCCCTGACCGGCAAGCGGATCGTCATTACTTCCAGGTCGACGACGGCACCGGCCGGCGCGGACGGCGTCTTCTTCGACCGCGACACTCCGCAGGGCGGCTCCCTGCCGACCCTGCCCGACGGCCTGTCCGACCGCCTGCACTTCGTGCACGAGGGCATCGCCTGGTCAGGCAAGGGCCGCAAGCGCAGAGCCCAGGGCCGCAAGTGGCTCAGGACCGCGAACCTCGTCCATGACTACGGCGCCGACCGGGTGCTCGCGGTCGTCGCAGCCGCACTGAGCGCGGACAGCGAGGACAACGGCGTACGCCTGGCCTGCCTCCGCTACGCCTGCGCGGTCTCCCACGCTCTGGAGACGGAGGGCCGCAGGGCTCCCTTCCTGGGGGATCTCCACGTACTGACCCGGGCCGGCTGGATCGACGCGAGCCGCGCCATGTTCGGGCCGGGATGGCCCGCCGAGCACTCCTCCGTCGACGACACCCTGACCCGATTCCTGGAGCGCGTCCGGGAACTGTCTCCCGTGCTCACCCAGACGGAAGGACGGCTCCTCGTCCGCCCCGACGAGCTGTGCGGCGACGCGATCCCCGTGGAGGCCATGCGGCGCTTCCTCGAACGGCACCACGTCGCTCATGGCCTCCGTCCCCGGAACGAGACCTTCCGCACGAGTGTCAGGGGAGACGCCCTCAACCGGCCCTCCCGTTTCTGGGCCCCGGACCGGCAGGATCTGCTGCCGCAGTGGCGGACGAGCGCCGAGCGCTGGCGGAACCGGCGTAGGGTCGGCTACATCAGCGTGGAGTACCACTCACGCTCCCGTGCCGCGGCCATGCTGCCCGGTCAGGACGACTACGCCGCCTTCTCCGAGGAGGACCGCAGACTCTACGCGGAGCTCATCGTGCACGGCCTCGCCTTCGCCTGGGCCGACTCCGCACTGGAGATGCAGTTCGTACGCCACAGCGATCCCACCGGGACGCCCTGGCCCACTCCGCTGTCCGCCTTCCTCACCCACGCACCGTGGATCCCGCAGACGGCTGCCCCGAGCGCCACCTCGGAGGGGACCGTGTTCGCCACCGCCGGCACGGCCTGGTGGTGGCACGGCACGCAGCCCCCGCCCCAGTTCCTCGGCGTGGTGCCGGCTTCCTTGCGCAGCAGGCGGTCCGCCAAGCTCGTGGCACGGCTCGGCCTGCTCGGCATCCGCTCCTGGGACGATCCCGGCACCGCGCTCGACCGGCTCCGCCACCTGCCGGACCTGGTGCAGGCCAACGTCCACCTCAGGGAAGGAAGACTCGCGCACGAGATCGGACGGGAGTACGAGAAGGCGTGGGCGCAGCTGCTGCCGGCGGAGGGCGGGACGCGCACCGCCGACAGCGGGCAGCCCGCGGCGCCGCGCCGGTTGCTGGTGACCCGCGCTGGTGCCCTCGCCTCGCTGGACCCGGCGGAGACGGACGAGACGGTCTTCGTCCCGGATCCTGACGGGGCCCAGAACCGAGCCCTTCTGGACCGGGTCCTCGTGCCCGTGATCCCGGTACGGGACAGGGCACTGGGCGGCCGGGTCCACGCCTTCCTCCAACGGAGGACGACGTTCGATGTCCAGCGGTGCGGCGAGGCCGCGCACGACATCCAGGCCGACGGATTGCCCGTCCGTGATGCACCGCACGTGCCGTTGACGGAGTACGCGGGATCCTGGCTGCTCACCCTGGTCGCGGCCCTGGTGGAGTTCGACGAGGAACGAGCGTCCCGTCCGGAGCCCGTGGCTGCGGCCGACGTGGCCGGCCTACTGCATCGCTGCGACGTGACCGTGGCCGGCGAGGCCGTCCTCTGGATCGCCGGCCACCGCCTCACCGAGCACGGAGCGGACCGAGCCCTGCTGCACCCGCACCCAGACCGGCCCCGTGTGGTCGTCGTGCACAGCGAGCCGCGTACCGGCTGGCGAGTGCTCCGCACCGCCGCCCCCGCCGTGGCTGCCCTCATCGGCGCGCCCTACCTCGCAGACCTGCTGTGGAAGGCGCTAACCAAACTGGAGGAACGCGGCCTGAAGACCGACCACGTCCCGGAGGAGGATCTCACGGACGTCCTGGACCTGCGGCCGCACCAACTGCACGCCGTCCTCGCCGAGCGGGCGTCACAGCGTTCCGGCAGCGCGCGGCTGGTCCCCCTCCTCGCCTGCCTTGATCTCGACCTCGCGGAGCAACTGCGGCAACGCGCCGAGGACTTCTCCGACCGCGCCGCCCTCCTCACCTGGCTCACCGACCGGATCGGCGCACCGAACGCGGAACAGCTCATGCGGTTGCTGGAGGACGACGACCGGGAACGGCAACTGAGCGCCATATCCGTGCCCCTGGCCGACGCCAACCGCGCATGGCGCGCCCTCGGCCTCCCGGAGATCGACAACAGGGACCGGCATGAACGGCATTTCGCGGCATGGCTTCAGCGGAACCGTCCCGCGCTCGCCGAGCGGATCAGGGACGCCTATAGGGACGTCCACCGGTCCGGACGGTCCCGGGCCGGGTACGTGAAGCTGCGCGACCTCTCCCTACTCGCGCCGGACCCGGCCTGGCACACGACGCTGTGGCATCTCTCCGACGAACTCCTCCAAGCCCACGCGGACGCCTGGCTGTTGAAACAGCTTCCCGCACCCTCGTCGACGTCACGCCCCCTGAGGCCACTGGCCGAGGTACGCGAGGCATCCAGCACAGCGGTGCACAAGCAGGTACCGCGGCTGCGGCAACTGATCGAGGAATGGGAGCGCCTCCATCCCGCAAGTCGCCCCACGGTGCTGCCCCCGGCCCAGGACGTCCTGCGGGAACTGGACGGCGACGGCCTGCTGGACTTCGAAGTCTTGTCCGTGAAGGCGTTGATCGCCTGGCTTAGGGCTCGCGGCCACTGGCCCCAAGACATGCCTCTGTCGGACCGGCGCGCGGACCTCGGACTGGCCGCGACACGTCCCCC includes:
- a CDS encoding IS110 family transposase → MDTHRDAHVAAVLSLVGEVIGTEEFPASAAGYRDLLGWARASGTVRRAGVEGTGSFGAALSRYLLAQGVDVFDVNRFDRADRRRRGKSDPLDAENAAREVLSGRARAQAKTGDGPVEIARMYKLAKDSAVKARTQAINQLKAVLIRADPQLREELAGLGNADLFRTCAGLVDDSLNHEADEGAVLHATHVTLALLARRIRQLSEEIQDLGGRLTRLVERHAPQLLEVVGIGPDTAVTLLITIGDNPERLGSEASFAALCGVSPVERSSGSRQYRRLNRGGDRQANAALHRIVQTRLRVDPRTQDYYERRSKEGKTRREIVRSLKRYAAREVFHLVRPVQSSPPL
- a CDS encoding sacsin N-terminal ATP-binding-like domain-containing protein, which produces MATGGRRPSAERVRQRRSAAVRRRVHEKALVEVRGCLRDWDDGRDAAREAKAVAETIIAPEYEGRVLIELLQNAHDAHPARATDGRIEIRLDEDEGEHGTLYVANRGKPFGGKNFKDLCSIALSSKRADAGIGHKGVGFKSVLHLCDAPEVYSVAREGSRLLDGFTFRFARLDDYDALAREVAPERAGFADYLKENLLTLKVPVFLEEAPQTVQGFARRGFVTVVRLPLKSADACSAAGAQVRELMDDNAPFELFLDRLERVRLEWRAAGETRRRVYDRQVEVLHHARGLKVQQVTLRRRMRLIVICGKADPDRAREALAASIEKSGMRRDWMAWEKKAEVRVAVPVADPLRDGRLYAFLPMGEQIPAPVRGYVHAPFFAEMNRRSFNEAVPWNGLLLDTVAEVCARAVLAAADGRASIPPGALVDLMCWQPKALARLTSAFQRLDHGIAHVPFIPVIGTTPGARTSLHRALLWEGKIGSTIFTPHAVAATGVMDLLDPHLHPIRLRRLASLARSAGTRLEPPTERLASWAEGLAGAAVRDTFDPGWWADFYYDLSQAFPDGSALTGKRIVITSRSTTAPAGADGVFFDRDTPQGGSLPTLPDGLSDRLHFVHEGIAWSGKGRKRRAQGRKWLRTANLVHDYGADRVLAVVAAALSADSEDNGVRLACLRYACAVSHALETEGRRAPFLGDLHVLTRAGWIDASRAMFGPGWPAEHSSVDDTLTRFLERVRELSPVLTQTEGRLLVRPDELCGDAIPVEAMRRFLERHHVAHGLRPRNETFRTSVRGDALNRPSRFWAPDRQDLLPQWRTSAERWRNRRRVGYISVEYHSRSRAAAMLPGQDDYAAFSEEDRRLYAELIVHGLAFAWADSALEMQFVRHSDPTGTPWPTPLSAFLTHAPWIPQTAAPSATSEGTVFATAGTAWWWHGTQPPPQFLGVVPASLRSRRSAKLVARLGLLGIRSWDDPGTALDRLRHLPDLVQANVHLREGRLAHEIGREYEKAWAQLLPAEGGTRTADSGQPAAPRRLLVTRAGALASLDPAETDETVFVPDPDGAQNRALLDRVLVPVIPVRDRALGGRVHAFLQRRTTFDVQRCGEAAHDIQADGLPVRDAPHVPLTEYAGSWLLTLVAALVEFDEERASRPEPVAAADVAGLLHRCDVTVAGEAVLWIAGHRLTEHGADRALLHPHPDRPRVVVVHSEPRTGWRVLRTAAPAVAALIGAPYLADLLWKALTKLEERGLKTDHVPEEDLTDVLDLRPHQLHAVLAERASQRSGSARLVPLLACLDLDLAEQLRQRAEDFSDRAALLTWLTDRIGAPNAEQLMRLLEDDDRERQLSAISVPLADANRAWRALGLPEIDNRDRHERHFAAWLQRNRPALAERIRDAYRDVHRSGRSRAGYVKLRDLSLLAPDPAWHTTLWHLSDELLQAHADAWLLKQLPAPSSTSRPLRPLAEVREASSTAVHKQVPRLRQLIEEWERLHPASRPTVLPPAQDVLRELDGDGLLDFEVLSVKALIAWLRARGHWPQDMPLSDRRADLGLAATRPPEPAGNTGGATGGGRTGGSAPGPHVVLNGRPVSALPDDLAALAREVAADLTPEQRATSATSATALAPRIPQPRTSSSSGARSHSGSYQVPASDQDRTLAVGLAGEAAVGAWLQEQFGVEPQDSWKSGLRVHGLAGAQPGDDRLGYDFLIHDGDATYLYEVKASTGDSGEFILGESEVRRASRLKSDETYFIVYVSHVLDRDRRNITVLPNPFGAPNLAGYELVSTQLRLRFNHG